Proteins from one Mycobacterium sp. SMC-2 genomic window:
- the ag85C gene encoding diacylglycerol acyltransferase/mycolyltransferase Ag85C yields MKFFSELRKLRGAAATMPRQLAVAAMGAALMSGLVTAVGGSATAGAFSKPGLPVEYLEVPSPSMGRNIKVQFEGGGPHAVYLLDGLRAQDDYNGWDINTPAFEEFYQSGLSVVMPVGGQSSFYSNWYQPSSGNGQNYTYKWETFLTQEMPLWLQANKQISPTGNAAVGLSMSGGSALILAAYYPQQFPYAASLSGFLNPSEGWWPTLIGLAMNDSGGYNANSMWGPSTDPAWKRNDPMVQIPRLVANNTRIWVYCGNGTPSDLGGDNMPAKFLEGLTLRTNQQFQNNYVAAGGRNGTFNFPANGTHSWPYWNQQLVAMKPDIQQVLLASNTTTQPAQPAQPAQPAQPTA; encoded by the coding sequence ATGAAGTTCTTTTCAGAGTTGCGGAAGTTGCGCGGCGCCGCGGCAACCATGCCGCGCCAACTGGCGGTCGCAGCTATGGGGGCTGCCCTGATGTCCGGCCTCGTCACTGCCGTCGGCGGCTCGGCTACCGCGGGGGCGTTCTCGAAGCCGGGGCTTCCGGTGGAATACCTGGAGGTGCCGTCACCGTCGATGGGCCGCAACATCAAAGTCCAGTTCGAGGGCGGCGGGCCCCACGCGGTGTACCTGCTCGACGGTTTGCGCGCCCAGGACGACTACAACGGCTGGGACATCAACACCCCCGCCTTCGAGGAGTTCTACCAATCCGGCCTGTCGGTGGTGATGCCGGTCGGCGGCCAGTCCAGCTTCTACAGCAACTGGTACCAGCCGTCGTCGGGCAACGGGCAGAACTACACCTACAAGTGGGAGACGTTCCTGACCCAGGAGATGCCGCTGTGGCTGCAGGCCAACAAGCAGATCTCGCCGACCGGCAATGCCGCGGTGGGCCTGTCGATGTCCGGCGGCTCCGCCCTGATCCTGGCCGCGTACTACCCGCAGCAGTTCCCCTACGCCGCCTCGCTGTCGGGCTTCCTCAACCCGTCCGAGGGCTGGTGGCCGACGCTGATCGGGCTGGCGATGAACGACTCGGGTGGCTACAACGCCAACAGCATGTGGGGTCCGTCCACCGACCCCGCGTGGAAGCGCAACGACCCAATGGTCCAGATCCCGCGGCTGGTCGCCAACAACACCCGGATCTGGGTGTACTGCGGCAACGGGACCCCGAGCGACCTGGGCGGCGACAACATGCCGGCCAAGTTCCTGGAAGGCCTCACGCTGCGCACCAACCAGCAGTTCCAGAACAACTACGTGGCCGCGGGCGGACGCAACGGGACGTTCAACTTCCCGGCCAACGGGACCCACTCGTGGCCCTACTGGAACCAGCAGTTGGTGGCCATGAAGCCCGACATCCAGCAGGTGCTGCTGGCCAGCAACACCACCACCCAACCGGCGCAGCCGGCGCAACCGGCACAGCCGGCGCAACCGACCGCCTGA
- a CDS encoding metallophosphoesterase has translation MRLLLISDTHVPARARDLPARVWDEVDAADVVVHAGDWVVPELLDELESRSARLVACWGNNDGPALRARLPERADVTLAGVRFTVVHETGAAAGREGRMSRLYPDTQVLVFGHSHTPWDTSTGTGLRLLNPGSPTDRRRQPFCTYMTGHVDNGTLADVVLHRLPR, from the coding sequence GTGCGGCTGCTGCTGATTTCCGATACCCACGTCCCGGCACGGGCCCGGGACCTGCCGGCCCGGGTGTGGGATGAGGTGGACGCGGCCGACGTCGTCGTGCATGCCGGCGACTGGGTCGTGCCCGAACTGCTCGACGAACTCGAAAGCAGGTCGGCCCGGTTGGTGGCCTGCTGGGGAAACAACGACGGCCCCGCGTTGCGGGCGCGGCTGCCGGAACGGGCCGACGTGACCCTGGCCGGTGTGCGTTTCACGGTCGTCCACGAGACCGGCGCGGCGGCCGGTCGCGAGGGCCGCATGTCCCGGCTGTACCCCGACACCCAGGTCCTGGTGTTCGGGCACAGCCACACCCCCTGGGACACCAGCACCGGCACCGGGTTGCGTCTGCTCAATCCGGGCTCGCCCACGGATCGCCGCCGGCAGCCGTTCTGCACCTACATGACCGGCCACGTCGACAACGGGACGCTGGCCGACGTGGTCCTGCATCGCCTCCCTAGGTAA
- a CDS encoding RND family transporter, translating into MNTDNDARPRFMRFVRRFAWPIIIGWLLLTVALNVLVPPIESVARNHAVTMSPQDAPAMIAAKRIGATFHESDSDSIAMIVLESDKQLGDQAHRYYDGLVKKLQADRKHVQHVQNVWGDPLTAAGVQSRDGKAAYVQLNLAGDQGSTVGNKSVDAVRKIVDKSEPPKGLKVYVTGPAPLTTDMNEAADKSMFKMMGVTGVVIMIMLFIAYRSISTVLLVLVMVGFEMGTARGLVALLGNNELLGFSTFVVAMLSSLAIAAGTDYAIFLIGRYQEARHAGQDRETAWYTMFRGTSHIVLGSGLTIAGATFCLHLARLSYFKALGIPSALGLLVVVAGAMTAAPAVVAVASRFGLLDPRRTIKTRGWRRIGTATVRWPAPVFAASLAIAIVGILIMPSMKISFNDRYYIPHHLPSNVGYAAAERHFSAATMNPDILMIESDHDMRNSGDMIILDRLAKDVFRSPGIAMVQSITRPLGGPIEHTSIPFQISAQSIPIQQNLRFMKDRTADMLKMSDDLGAMIGSMERMQGLLGRMSSTTHRMVGDMGDMQSTLNEMRDHLADFDDFARPFRNYLYWEPHCFNIPVCWASRSVFEAIDGVDKFSENMRTLISDMNDIDAIFPQLLAEFPPMIAVAKSMQGTLLTMHSSFSGLVTQMAQMTDTASAMGQAFDASRSGDYFYLPPEAFQNPDFQRGLKLFLSPDGKAARFIITHDADPATPAGIAAVMPELAAAHQAVKGTTLTGAKFYLAGTAAIYRDIQAGSQFDLLIVGIAALTLIFAVMVMITRALVASVVIVGTVLLSLGAAFGLSVLVWQHLLGLELNWIAPVFGLIILLAVGSDYNLLLVSRFQEEIGAGLRTGIIRSMGETGSVVTAAGLVFAFTMMSMVASDLRSIGQAGSTIGLGLLFDTLIVRSLMTPSIAALLGRWFWWPLRVRPRPASSMLRPYGPRRLVRSLLLGEQADAPTVRLHKAGV; encoded by the coding sequence ATGAACACCGACAACGACGCCCGCCCCAGGTTCATGCGGTTCGTCCGCAGGTTCGCGTGGCCCATCATCATCGGATGGCTACTACTGACCGTGGCGCTGAATGTGCTTGTGCCGCCGATCGAATCGGTCGCTCGAAACCACGCCGTGACGATGTCGCCGCAAGACGCGCCGGCGATGATCGCGGCCAAGCGCATCGGCGCGACGTTCCACGAGTCAGACTCGGACAGCATCGCAATGATCGTCCTCGAGAGCGACAAACAGCTGGGCGACCAGGCGCACCGCTATTACGACGGCCTGGTGAAAAAGTTGCAGGCCGACCGCAAGCACGTGCAGCACGTGCAGAACGTCTGGGGAGACCCGCTCACCGCCGCCGGCGTCCAAAGCCGCGACGGCAAAGCCGCCTACGTCCAACTCAACCTGGCAGGCGATCAGGGCAGCACCGTGGGCAACAAGTCGGTCGACGCGGTACGGAAGATCGTCGACAAGTCCGAACCCCCCAAGGGGCTCAAGGTCTACGTCACCGGCCCGGCACCGCTGACGACCGACATGAACGAGGCCGCCGACAAGAGCATGTTCAAGATGATGGGCGTGACCGGCGTGGTCATCATGATCATGCTCTTCATCGCCTACCGTTCCATCAGCACGGTGCTCCTGGTGCTCGTCATGGTCGGTTTCGAGATGGGCACGGCCAGAGGGCTCGTCGCGCTTCTCGGGAACAACGAGCTGTTGGGATTCTCGACGTTCGTCGTCGCCATGCTGTCGTCCCTGGCCATTGCGGCGGGAACCGATTACGCCATCTTTCTCATCGGCCGGTACCAGGAGGCCCGTCACGCCGGCCAGGACCGAGAAACCGCCTGGTACACGATGTTCCGCGGGACCTCGCACATCGTCCTGGGCTCGGGGTTGACCATCGCCGGAGCCACCTTCTGCCTCCACCTGGCGCGGCTGTCCTATTTCAAGGCACTGGGCATTCCGTCCGCCCTGGGATTGCTCGTCGTCGTCGCCGGAGCTATGACCGCGGCGCCGGCCGTCGTCGCCGTGGCGAGCCGATTCGGTCTGCTCGACCCGAGGCGGACGATCAAGACGCGTGGGTGGCGGCGCATCGGCACCGCCACGGTGCGCTGGCCAGCTCCGGTGTTCGCGGCCTCGTTGGCCATCGCGATCGTCGGCATCCTGATCATGCCGAGTATGAAGATCAGCTTCAACGACCGCTACTACATACCCCATCACCTTCCGTCGAATGTCGGATATGCCGCCGCGGAGCGCCATTTCAGCGCCGCGACAATGAATCCCGATATCCTCATGATCGAGAGCGATCACGACATGCGGAACAGCGGCGACATGATCATTCTCGACAGGCTTGCCAAAGATGTCTTCCGCTCGCCGGGAATCGCGATGGTGCAGAGCATCACCCGGCCGCTGGGCGGCCCAATCGAGCACACGTCGATACCCTTCCAGATCAGCGCCCAGTCGATTCCGATCCAGCAGAACCTCCGATTCATGAAGGACCGCACCGCCGACATGCTCAAGATGAGCGACGATCTCGGCGCCATGATCGGCTCGATGGAGCGGATGCAGGGTCTGCTGGGCCGGATGAGCAGCACGACCCACCGCATGGTCGGCGACATGGGCGACATGCAGTCCACGCTGAACGAGATGAGAGACCACCTGGCGGACTTCGACGATTTCGCCAGACCGTTCCGTAACTACTTGTATTGGGAACCACACTGTTTCAACATCCCGGTCTGCTGGGCTTCGAGATCGGTGTTCGAGGCGATCGATGGTGTGGACAAGTTCAGCGAGAACATGCGCACGCTGATCAGCGACATGAACGACATCGACGCGATATTTCCTCAGTTGCTCGCCGAGTTCCCGCCGATGATCGCCGTCGCGAAGTCGATGCAGGGCACGCTGCTCACGATGCACAGCAGCTTCTCGGGTCTGGTCACGCAAATGGCCCAGATGACCGATACGGCGAGCGCGATGGGTCAGGCCTTCGACGCCTCCAGGAGTGGTGACTACTTCTACCTGCCCCCGGAAGCGTTCCAGAATCCCGACTTCCAGCGCGGCCTGAAACTCTTCCTGTCGCCGGACGGTAAGGCCGCACGTTTCATCATCACCCATGACGCGGACCCGGCGACGCCAGCGGGCATCGCCGCGGTCATGCCGGAACTGGCCGCCGCGCATCAGGCGGTGAAGGGGACGACCCTGACCGGTGCCAAGTTCTATCTCGCCGGGACGGCGGCGATCTACCGCGACATCCAGGCGGGCTCTCAATTCGATTTGCTGATCGTCGGGATCGCCGCTCTGACACTGATTTTCGCGGTCATGGTGATGATCACGCGGGCCCTGGTCGCGTCCGTGGTGATCGTCGGGACGGTGCTGCTGTCGCTCGGTGCCGCGTTCGGCCTTTCGGTGCTGGTGTGGCAGCACCTACTCGGCCTGGAGTTGAACTGGATCGCACCGGTGTTCGGGTTGATCATCCTGCTGGCCGTCGGGTCCGACTACAACCTGCTGCTGGTGTCACGGTTCCAGGAGGAGATCGGCGCGGGGCTGAGGACCGGCATCATCCGCTCGATGGGGGAGACCGGCAGCGTCGTGACGGCCGCGGGGCTGGTGTTCGCCTTCACGATGATGTCGATGGTCGCCAGCGACCTGCGCTCGATCGGCCAGGCCGGCAGCACGATTGGCCTCGGCCTGCTGTTCGACACGTTGATCGTGCGCTCGTTGATGACGCCGTCGATCGCGGCGCTGCTAGGGCGTTGGTTCTGGTGGCCGCTGCGCGTGCGGCCCCGCCCGGCCAGCTCGATGCTCCGGCCCTACGGTCCGCGTCGCCTCGTCCGTTCCCTTCTGCTGGGTGAGCAGGCCGATGCGCCAACCGTCCGGCTCCATAAAGCCGGGGTGTGA
- a CDS encoding MmpS family protein has translation MPLVVVVAVALGGVAVERLRGVFGSDAIFTATGSSAEPLEPSHIKRVTYEVYGPSGATGSVSYLDKNAQPQQVDFTALPWTLTVTTTVPAVIASLVAQGNSDDIGCRITVNGELKDERSSAGRHAQTSCLVKAG, from the coding sequence ATGCCGCTCGTCGTCGTGGTGGCGGTTGCCCTCGGCGGCGTCGCCGTCGAACGGCTCCGCGGCGTTTTCGGCTCCGACGCGATCTTCACCGCGACGGGCAGCAGCGCCGAACCACTCGAGCCCTCGCATATCAAGCGGGTGACCTACGAGGTCTACGGGCCCAGCGGCGCAACGGGAAGCGTGAGCTACCTCGACAAGAACGCTCAGCCGCAACAGGTGGACTTCACCGCCCTGCCGTGGACCCTCACGGTCACCACGACCGTGCCGGCCGTGATCGCCAGCCTGGTGGCGCAAGGCAACAGCGACGACATCGGGTGCCGGATCACCGTCAACGGTGAACTCAAGGACGAGCGATCCTCGGCGGGACGCCACGCCCAAACCTCGTGTCTGGTCAAAGCCGGATGA
- a CDS encoding metal-sensitive transcriptional regulator yields MANEVHGSHDPGDMDAVLARLRRAHGQLGGVIGMIEQGRGCKDVVTQLAAVSRALDRAGFKIIASGLRECIVRPEGGPSDGPAVSIDELEKLFLSLA; encoded by the coding sequence ATGGCAAACGAAGTTCACGGCAGTCACGACCCTGGCGACATGGATGCCGTCCTCGCCCGGTTGCGTCGAGCGCACGGTCAGCTCGGGGGGGTCATCGGGATGATCGAGCAGGGGCGCGGCTGTAAAGACGTCGTCACCCAGCTTGCCGCGGTGTCGCGGGCTCTGGATCGTGCCGGCTTCAAGATCATCGCCTCGGGGTTGCGGGAGTGCATCGTGCGGCCGGAGGGTGGTCCCAGTGACGGGCCGGCCGTGTCGATCGATGAGCTGGAAAAACTGTTCCTGAGCCTGGCCTGA
- a CDS encoding DsbA family protein has protein sequence MDRQKVTMWLDPVCPFSWHTARWLRAVAEKTGVAVDWQLMSLAVLNEGRELPPPQQARMRDSRQVGRLMAAIAREKGAAGWADAYFAFGERYFDRSEPLDDSLIAHVLAVAGVRDTIAAAVADASLDEPIRSGHQAAQDALGETGGSPILGIDGHAFFGPVLTGLPDAATSIALFDAVATLAAVPQFAQLQRPRAAA, from the coding sequence ATGGACCGACAGAAGGTGACCATGTGGTTGGACCCGGTGTGCCCGTTCTCATGGCACACCGCACGGTGGCTACGCGCCGTCGCCGAGAAGACCGGCGTCGCGGTCGATTGGCAGCTGATGAGCTTGGCGGTGCTCAACGAGGGACGAGAACTCCCGCCCCCTCAGCAGGCCCGCATGCGCGACTCGCGACAAGTCGGCCGGCTGATGGCGGCCATAGCGCGGGAAAAGGGCGCCGCCGGGTGGGCCGACGCGTACTTCGCCTTCGGTGAGCGGTACTTCGACCGCTCCGAACCCCTCGATGACAGTCTGATAGCCCACGTTCTGGCCGTCGCGGGTGTCCGCGACACCATCGCTGCGGCCGTTGCGGACGCGTCCCTGGACGAACCCATACGGAGTGGGCATCAGGCGGCGCAGGACGCGCTCGGGGAAACCGGGGGCAGCCCGATTCTGGGGATCGACGGGCACGCCTTCTTCGGGCCGGTCCTGACCGGCTTGCCCGATGCGGCGACCTCGATCGCACTTTTCGACGCGGTCGCGACCTTGGCCGCGGTTCCGCAGTTCGCCCAACTGCAGCGGCCGCGCGCCGCGGCTTAG
- a CDS encoding DUF302 domain-containing protein → MTSGLSTTLHTSFEEAVKRTTEALAEQGFGVLTTIDVKATLKQKLGEDMENYLILGACNPTLAHRALGIHREIGQLLPCNVVVRADPDSADDAVLVEAMDPQLMVKVTGEQGALQDVADQAAAKLQAAIGALGSPVS, encoded by the coding sequence ATGACATCAGGATTGAGCACCACGTTGCACACCTCGTTCGAGGAAGCGGTGAAGCGGACGACGGAAGCTTTGGCCGAGCAGGGTTTCGGCGTGCTGACCACCATCGACGTCAAAGCCACGCTCAAACAAAAGCTCGGGGAGGACATGGAGAACTACCTCATCCTGGGAGCCTGCAACCCGACTTTGGCGCACCGCGCGCTGGGCATTCACCGGGAGATCGGCCAGTTACTGCCGTGCAACGTGGTGGTGCGAGCCGATCCTGACAGCGCAGACGATGCGGTTCTCGTCGAGGCGATGGATCCCCAACTGATGGTGAAGGTGACGGGCGAGCAGGGGGCCTTGCAGGACGTCGCGGACCAGGCCGCCGCCAAACTGCAAGCCGCGATCGGCGCGCTCGGGTCACCCGTGTCTTGA
- a CDS encoding GAP family protein — protein MTAPALVVALSPIPVVVALVLLIHNDRPYSSSVAYLLGRLASLTVLAAGFMQFPRWFDDLMGPAPPWADWVVVGVGSWHSVRGCGGDGPTPWTGRGGTVAWAG, from the coding sequence TTGACCGCACCGGCGCTCGTGGTGGCGCTTTCACCCATACCGGTTGTGGTGGCGCTGGTTCTGCTCATTCACAACGATCGGCCTTACTCGTCGAGCGTCGCGTACTTGCTGGGCAGGCTGGCGTCACTGACCGTGCTCGCTGCGGGATTCATGCAATTCCCCCGATGGTTCGACGATCTGATGGGACCCGCACCGCCGTGGGCTGATTGGGTGGTTGTGGGTGTGGGTTCGTGGCATTCGGTGCGCGGTTGTGGTGGCGACGGGCCCACTCCGTGGACCGGCCGGGGTGGGACCGTGGCGTGGGCAGGATAA
- a CDS encoding alpha/beta fold hydrolase, which translates to MTEFFFANGKLRVSDDTRSQPIALCKQASREASLACMAAWAGTDFRDDLTRVSVPALIIHGEGDASVPFDGSTRRTHESIPGSELRAIPDGPHGCQISHPDQFNDALLDFLGRYRRGRFAATAGGTQV; encoded by the coding sequence ATGACCGAATTCTTCTTCGCCAATGGCAAATTGCGCGTCAGCGACGACACCCGCAGCCAACCGATCGCACTGTGCAAACAGGCGAGTAGGGAAGCGTCACTGGCGTGCATGGCCGCGTGGGCCGGTACGGACTTCCGTGACGACCTAACGCGGGTGTCGGTGCCGGCACTGATCATTCACGGCGAGGGGGACGCGTCGGTTCCCTTCGACGGTTCCACCCGACGCACACACGAATCGATCCCCGGCAGCGAGCTGCGGGCGATCCCCGACGGGCCGCACGGGTGCCAGATCAGCCACCCCGACCAATTCAACGACGCTCTGCTCGACTTCCTGGGGCGCTACCGGCGAGGGCGTTTCGCGGCGACGGCCGGGGGAACTCAAGTGTGA
- a CDS encoding alpha/beta hydrolase, with amino-acid sequence MLHAAGYRAVTYDRRRFGRSDKPLTGYTYDTLAEDLHTLIEALGLHDVGLVGSFMGGGEIARYISSYGADRVRSVVFASSVTPYMLHTGDNPDGPLTKEYTAKATRRSSRTKTPSMTSR; translated from the coding sequence GTGCTGCACGCGGCGGGCTACCGCGCGGTCACCTACGATCGGCGACGTTTCGGTCGCAGTGACAAACCGCTGACCGGCTATACGTACGACACCCTGGCCGAAGACCTGCACACCCTGATCGAGGCCCTCGGCCTGCACGACGTCGGCTTGGTGGGCTCCTTTATGGGCGGTGGCGAGATTGCGCGGTACATCTCGTCCTATGGCGCTGACCGCGTGCGCAGCGTGGTCTTCGCGTCCTCCGTGACCCCGTACATGCTGCACACCGGCGACAACCCGGACGGCCCGCTGACCAAGGAATACACAGCCAAGGCGACGCGGCGTTCCTCAAGGACCAAGACGCCTTCTATGACCAGCAGATGA
- a CDS encoding MaoC family dehydratase, which yields MRTFESVADLAAATGETIGHSDWVTITQDDVNLFADATGDHQWIHVDPERAAAGPFGGTIAHGFMTLALLPRLQHQIYTVKGIKLAINYGLNKVRFPAPVLVGSRVRAQTSLVSVDDVGNGAVQATMSTTIEIEGSPKPACVAESIVRYIS from the coding sequence ATGCGCACCTTCGAATCAGTGGCCGACCTTGCTGCCGCGACCGGCGAGACGATCGGGCACAGCGACTGGGTCACCATCACCCAGGACGACGTCAACCTTTTCGCCGATGCGACCGGAGATCACCAGTGGATCCACGTCGACCCCGAACGCGCGGCCGCCGGGCCGTTCGGCGGGACCATCGCCCACGGTTTCATGACCCTGGCATTGCTGCCCCGCCTGCAGCACCAGATCTACACCGTCAAAGGCATCAAGCTGGCGATCAACTACGGCCTCAACAAGGTTCGCTTTCCCGCCCCGGTGCTGGTCGGCTCCCGGGTGCGCGCGCAGACGTCGCTGGTCAGTGTCGACGACGTCGGGAACGGCGCGGTGCAGGCGACCATGTCGACGACGATCGAGATCGAAGGCTCGCCCAAGCCGGCGTGTGTGGCCGAAAGCATCGTCCGCTACATCAGCTGA
- a CDS encoding acyl-CoA dehydrogenase family protein — MWDFETDPEYQAKLDWVEKFMADELEPLDLVALDPYDKKNAEMMAILRPLQQQVKDQGLWAAHLRPELGGQGFGQVKLALLNEILGRSRWAPSVFGCQAPDSGNAEILAMFGTDQQKARYLQPLLDGEITSCYSMTEPQGGSDPGQFVTAATRDGDYWLINGEKWFSTNAKHASFFIVMAVTNPESRTYDKMSLFIVPAETPGIEIVRNVGVGLERSASSASHGYVRYTDVRVPADHVLGGEGQAFMIAQTRLGGGRIHHAMRTIALARSAFDMMCERAVSRKTRHGRLSDFQMTQEKIADSWIQIEQFRLLVLRTAWLIDKHHDYQKVRRDIAAVKVAMPQVLHDVVQRAMHLHGALGVSDEMPFVKMMVAAESLGIADGATELHKMTVARRTLREYEPVATPFPSAHIPTRRAEAQARLAELLEHSVAEF; from the coding sequence GTGTGGGATTTCGAAACAGACCCGGAATATCAGGCAAAGCTCGACTGGGTCGAAAAGTTCATGGCGGACGAGCTGGAACCGCTCGATCTGGTCGCCCTCGACCCCTATGACAAGAAGAACGCCGAGATGATGGCCATCCTGCGGCCGTTGCAGCAGCAGGTCAAGGATCAGGGGCTATGGGCGGCGCACCTACGGCCCGAGCTGGGTGGGCAGGGCTTCGGGCAGGTCAAGCTCGCCCTGCTCAACGAGATTCTCGGCCGTTCCCGTTGGGCGCCGTCGGTGTTCGGCTGCCAGGCGCCGGATTCGGGCAACGCGGAGATTCTCGCGATGTTCGGCACCGACCAACAGAAGGCCCGTTACCTGCAGCCGCTGCTCGACGGCGAAATCACCTCGTGCTATTCGATGACCGAACCGCAGGGCGGTTCCGACCCGGGACAGTTCGTCACCGCCGCGACCCGGGACGGCGACTATTGGTTGATCAACGGTGAAAAGTGGTTCTCCACCAACGCCAAGCACGCGTCGTTCTTCATCGTCATGGCGGTCACCAACCCCGAGTCGCGCACCTACGACAAGATGTCGTTGTTCATCGTTCCGGCCGAGACACCGGGCATCGAGATCGTCCGCAACGTCGGCGTGGGATTGGAAAGGTCGGCATCGTCGGCCAGCCACGGCTATGTCCGCTACACCGATGTCCGCGTCCCGGCCGATCACGTGCTGGGCGGTGAGGGTCAGGCGTTCATGATCGCGCAAACGCGGCTCGGCGGCGGCCGAATCCACCACGCCATGCGGACGATTGCGTTAGCGCGCAGTGCGTTTGACATGATGTGCGAGCGCGCGGTGTCGCGCAAGACGCGGCACGGGCGGCTCTCCGATTTCCAGATGACCCAGGAGAAGATCGCCGACAGCTGGATCCAGATCGAACAGTTCCGGCTGCTGGTTTTGCGCACCGCGTGGCTGATCGACAAGCACCATGACTACCAGAAGGTGCGCCGGGACATCGCGGCCGTGAAGGTCGCCATGCCCCAGGTGCTGCATGACGTCGTGCAGCGGGCCATGCACCTGCACGGGGCGCTCGGCGTCTCCGACGAAATGCCGTTCGTCAAGATGATGGTGGCCGCCGAGTCGCTCGGCATCGCCGACGGTGCCACCGAACTGCACAAGATGACGGTCGCCCGCCGGACGCTGCGCGAATATGAGCCCGTCGCAACGCCATTCCCGTCCGCACACATTCCGACGCGGCGGGCGGAGGCCCAGGCCCGACTGGCCGAGCTACTCGAGCATTCCGTCGCCGAGTTCTGA
- a CDS encoding GAF and ANTAR domain-containing protein, whose protein sequence is MALSDSSSSHELAMRMAELSREIAAPRSLGQVLTDVTAAAVELIGAADIAGVLLLKGGGDFESLADTDSLVAKLDKLQHDYNEGPCHDAALKQTIVRTDDLRDEPRWPKYAPAAVEHGVLSSLSFKLYTAERTAGALNLFSFRPGAWDTEAETIGSVLAAHAASAIMASRHEQQMQSALSTRDRIGQAKGIIMERYGVDELRAFDLLRRLSQESQTKLIDIAQRVIDTRGDD, encoded by the coding sequence ATGGCGTTATCGGACTCGAGTTCCTCGCACGAGCTGGCCATGCGCATGGCCGAGCTTTCCCGCGAAATCGCTGCGCCGCGCTCGCTCGGCCAAGTTCTCACCGACGTGACCGCCGCCGCGGTGGAGCTGATAGGGGCCGCGGACATCGCGGGGGTATTGCTGTTGAAAGGGGGCGGTGACTTCGAGTCGCTCGCCGACACCGACAGCCTGGTGGCGAAACTCGACAAGCTGCAGCACGATTACAACGAGGGCCCCTGTCACGACGCCGCCCTGAAACAGACGATCGTGCGCACCGACGACCTGCGCGACGAACCACGCTGGCCGAAATACGCACCCGCGGCCGTGGAACACGGTGTGCTGAGCAGCCTTTCGTTCAAGCTTTACACGGCCGAACGCACGGCCGGGGCGCTGAACCTGTTCAGTTTCCGGCCAGGCGCGTGGGACACCGAAGCCGAGACCATCGGATCCGTCCTCGCCGCGCACGCCGCCTCGGCGATCATGGCGAGCCGGCACGAGCAGCAGATGCAGTCGGCTCTTTCGACGCGAGATCGCATCGGGCAGGCGAAAGGCATCATCATGGAGCGCTACGGGGTGGACGAACTGCGCGCGTTCGACTTGCTGCGCCGGCTTTCCCAGGAAAGCCAGACCAAGCTCATCGACATCGCCCAGCGCGTCATCGACACCCGCGGCGACGACTGA